One Paenarthrobacter aurescens TC1 DNA window includes the following coding sequences:
- a CDS encoding putative integral membrane protein (identified by match to protein family HMM PF03703): MHTEAIDPPGVQWLRVSPKYVTVRLVEWAIGNVVMLAVLSLPLIFVLLGWWRWPPLWLAITVPAVMLVLALWRLVLIPRQVRAIGYAERDDDLLIRRGIFFQRTMVVPYGRMQYVDVAVGPVERSLGLCTLKLHTASAGTNAHLPGLPSAEGARLREQLSARGEARLAGL; encoded by the coding sequence ATGCATACCGAGGCGATTGATCCTCCCGGCGTCCAGTGGCTGCGGGTATCCCCCAAGTACGTCACGGTGCGCTTGGTGGAGTGGGCCATCGGCAACGTAGTGATGTTGGCGGTCCTTAGTTTGCCTCTCATTTTCGTGCTGCTCGGCTGGTGGCGTTGGCCGCCGTTGTGGCTTGCCATCACGGTTCCGGCGGTGATGCTGGTGTTGGCGCTGTGGCGGCTGGTTCTGATTCCCCGCCAAGTACGTGCAATCGGCTATGCCGAGCGCGACGACGACCTCCTCATCCGCCGTGGCATCTTCTTCCAACGGACCATGGTGGTCCCGTACGGTCGGATGCAATATGTGGACGTTGCGGTTGGTCCCGTTGAACGCAGCTTGGGACTGTGCACGCTGAAACTTCACACGGCGTCGGCTGGAACCAATGCGCACCTGCCTGGTCTTCCTTCTGCAGAAGGGGCACGCTTGCGCGAACAGCTTTCGGCTCGCGGAGAAGCCAGGTTGGCCGGGCTGTGA
- a CDS encoding putative bacterial membrane flanked domain protein (identified by match to protein family HMM PF03703) — translation MSLESNATASLPGKPEPTVDGGWNRVHPASPFVRGWVALAAVGFFFGRDAFERMLQGRDFVDPNLNGRVPWLLAGGAVVLLLTVGGFILSWYFTRYQVAEGYVRVNTGFLFKQQRQARLDRVQAIDIVQPLLARIFGLAELKFEVADAGESAVRLAYLPLDKAKQLRATILARAAGVVSGPETAEEVPEAPEHVVLSVPPSRLVGSLLLSEQTVGILVGAAVVVAVSVFTQNQTLFLALIPGILGIGAAYWSSFNKGYNFTAAISPDGIRLRYGLLDTQAQTLPPGRIQALMVTQPPLWRIFGWYRIHVNVAGYGVSASTEGTSRTMLLPVGMKSDVLRMMSLVLPDPGVEDPERVFSAGLDGLGPAGAGSALVDGFTTTPRRARLLAPLGWRRNGFLATKTALLIRSGRWWHTLVMVPHQRTQSMALHQGPWARRFKVADLVLHTTAGPVSPRVFQADVTQAVELFDQQAARAREARKRQTSEQWLAQVAPQAPEVAATLNEQPAQPEPPRTSPQQEDRHDG, via the coding sequence GTGAGCCTGGAGAGCAACGCAACTGCGAGCCTCCCGGGGAAGCCGGAACCAACCGTCGACGGCGGCTGGAACCGCGTCCACCCTGCGTCACCGTTCGTTCGGGGCTGGGTGGCGCTTGCCGCCGTCGGGTTCTTCTTTGGCCGCGATGCTTTCGAGCGGATGCTGCAGGGCCGGGATTTCGTGGACCCGAACCTCAACGGTCGGGTGCCGTGGCTCTTGGCTGGCGGCGCCGTGGTGCTTCTGTTGACCGTTGGCGGTTTCATTCTTAGCTGGTACTTCACGCGCTACCAGGTGGCCGAGGGGTATGTCCGCGTCAACACCGGCTTCCTGTTCAAGCAGCAACGGCAGGCCCGCTTGGATCGCGTTCAGGCTATCGACATTGTGCAACCACTTTTGGCGAGGATCTTTGGGCTCGCTGAACTCAAGTTTGAAGTTGCCGACGCCGGCGAGTCGGCAGTGCGGCTCGCTTACCTCCCGCTGGATAAGGCCAAGCAGTTGCGTGCCACCATTCTTGCGCGGGCGGCCGGCGTGGTCAGCGGGCCCGAGACGGCAGAGGAAGTTCCTGAAGCTCCGGAGCACGTGGTGCTGTCAGTGCCGCCGTCCCGGCTGGTCGGGTCCCTGCTGCTGAGCGAGCAGACCGTCGGAATCCTGGTCGGCGCGGCAGTGGTGGTTGCTGTGTCCGTTTTCACGCAGAACCAGACGCTTTTCCTGGCACTGATTCCCGGCATTCTGGGTATCGGCGCCGCGTATTGGAGCTCCTTCAACAAGGGCTACAACTTCACTGCCGCAATCTCGCCGGATGGGATCCGCCTTCGATACGGCCTTTTGGACACGCAGGCGCAGACCTTGCCGCCCGGCCGCATCCAGGCGCTGATGGTGACGCAACCGCCCCTGTGGAGGATCTTCGGCTGGTACCGCATACATGTCAACGTTGCCGGTTACGGGGTTTCAGCCAGCACGGAGGGCACTTCCCGCACCATGTTGCTGCCTGTTGGCATGAAGTCCGATGTCCTGCGGATGATGTCGTTGGTGTTGCCTGATCCGGGAGTTGAGGATCCGGAACGGGTGTTCTCTGCGGGGTTGGATGGTTTGGGGCCGGCTGGAGCTGGTTCGGCACTGGTGGACGGCTTCACCACCACTCCCCGCCGCGCACGTTTGTTGGCCCCGCTTGGATGGCGACGCAACGGCTTCCTTGCCACTAAGACTGCGTTGCTAATCCGGTCCGGCCGCTGGTGGCATACGCTTGTGATGGTTCCGCATCAACGGACGCAGTCCATGGCACTGCACCAAGGTCCGTGGGCGAGGCGCTTCAAGGTGGCCGATCTTGTCCTCCACACCACGGCCGGGCCGGTTTCCCCACGGGTGTTCCAAGCCGACGTCACCCAGGCGGTGGAGCTTTTCGACCAGCAGGCGGCCCGTGCCCGGGAAGCACGGAAGCGGCAAACCAGCGAACAATGGCTGGCTCAGGTAGCTCCGCAGGCTCCGGAGGTCGCAGCCACACTTAACGAACAACCCGCACAGCCGGAACCACCCCGCACTTCACCCCAACAGGAGGACCGCCACGATGGCTAG
- a CDS encoding putative NADP oxidoreductase coenzyme F420-dependent family protein (identified by match to protein family HMM PF03807): protein MARPGRLGVGIIGAGKVGAVLGAALRAAEHAVVGVSAVSEASRERAENLLPGVPILEIQDIVERSELVLLAVPDDALGELVAGLAKLGAWQPGQLVAHTSGRFGVGILNPVRAVGAIPLALHPAMTFTGMSLDLTRLMDCTFGVTADAAMLPIAQALVVEMGAEPVVIAEADRTIYHASLAHSSNHMVTLVAQASQMLREIGVENPESMLGPLLRATLENALASGESALTGPVARGDVGTVSAHAQALKEYDGGAGGDVLSAYQAMARATARRAGNRGLLRPEQLTEIDEALGAEPEAPEGN from the coding sequence ATGGCTAGGCCAGGACGACTCGGCGTCGGGATCATCGGCGCCGGCAAGGTGGGTGCCGTGTTGGGTGCCGCCTTGCGCGCGGCCGAGCACGCCGTCGTCGGGGTTTCTGCTGTATCCGAAGCGAGCCGCGAGCGTGCGGAAAACCTGCTTCCCGGCGTACCGATCCTGGAGATACAGGACATCGTGGAACGCTCGGAGCTCGTTTTGCTTGCCGTCCCGGACGACGCCCTCGGCGAGTTGGTGGCGGGGTTGGCCAAGCTCGGTGCGTGGCAGCCCGGCCAACTGGTTGCGCACACCTCAGGCCGGTTCGGCGTCGGTATTCTCAACCCGGTCCGCGCGGTCGGCGCGATTCCACTGGCGCTTCACCCTGCGATGACCTTCACGGGCATGAGCTTGGACCTGACCCGTCTCATGGATTGCACGTTTGGTGTCACGGCGGATGCTGCCATGCTGCCGATCGCTCAGGCCCTGGTGGTGGAGATGGGCGCGGAGCCGGTGGTGATTGCCGAGGCCGATCGCACCATCTATCACGCATCACTAGCGCACAGCTCGAACCATATGGTCACGCTGGTGGCGCAGGCATCGCAGATGCTGCGGGAGATCGGCGTCGAAAACCCGGAGTCCATGCTCGGTCCGCTGTTGCGCGCGACGCTGGAAAACGCTCTCGCGTCCGGCGAGTCTGCGCTGACCGGTCCTGTAGCACGCGGGGATGTGGGTACCGTTTCTGCGCATGCTCAGGCACTGAAAGAGTACGACGGCGGCGCTGGCGGCGATGTCCTTTCGGCTTACCAGGCCATGGCACGGGCGACTGCCCGCAGGGCTGGAAACCGCGGACTGCTGCGCCCCGAACAACTGACCGAGATTGACGAGGCCTTGGGCGCCGAACCCGAGGCACCGGAAGGAAACTGA
- the panC gene encoding pantoate--beta-alanine ligase (identified by match to protein family HMM PF02569; match to protein family HMM TIGR00018) has protein sequence MAIKLVTTAAELRAESARLLAAKGGNSQGLVPTMGALHSGHAALARTAVAENDVVVATIFVNPLQFGDAVDLDRYPRTLDADMALLDAEGVDLVFAPSVDEVYPGGQPLVRVTSGPLGEKWEGASRPGHFDGALTVVAKLLHYGLPGGAAADGTTAAYRAYFGQKDAQQLALVKRMVSDLNFPVEIIPVPIVRSEDGLALSSRNRFLSDAERDAALVLSRALRLIESRANAHEPLHLDSAVALVESQPLVELDYFDVVDPATLEPLAENCKETPFRGEGLAIIAAKVGAVRLIDNAPLFS, from the coding sequence ATGGCCATCAAACTCGTGACCACCGCGGCGGAACTGCGGGCTGAGAGTGCCCGGCTCCTGGCAGCCAAAGGTGGAAATTCGCAAGGACTTGTACCCACCATGGGTGCTTTGCATTCGGGCCATGCTGCGCTGGCCCGGACCGCTGTGGCGGAAAACGACGTAGTGGTGGCCACCATATTCGTGAACCCACTGCAGTTCGGCGACGCCGTGGACTTGGACCGCTACCCGCGCACGCTCGACGCCGACATGGCACTGCTCGATGCCGAGGGCGTTGACTTGGTGTTCGCGCCGTCCGTGGACGAGGTGTATCCCGGCGGCCAGCCCTTGGTGCGGGTGACATCCGGTCCGCTGGGTGAAAAGTGGGAAGGGGCCTCCCGCCCGGGACATTTTGACGGAGCCCTCACCGTGGTAGCCAAGCTGTTGCACTACGGGCTCCCCGGAGGTGCTGCGGCGGACGGCACGACGGCGGCCTACCGGGCCTATTTTGGCCAGAAGGACGCGCAGCAGTTGGCCTTGGTGAAGCGGATGGTCTCGGACCTGAACTTCCCGGTGGAGATCATTCCTGTGCCAATCGTTCGCAGTGAGGACGGATTGGCGCTCTCCAGCCGCAACAGGTTCCTTTCCGACGCGGAACGCGATGCCGCGTTGGTGTTGTCGCGGGCTCTGCGCCTGATCGAGTCCCGCGCGAACGCGCACGAACCGCTCCACCTCGATTCCGCCGTCGCACTGGTCGAATCCCAGCCGCTTGTGGAACTGGACTACTTCGACGTCGTGGATCCTGCCACGCTGGAGCCTCTCGCGGAGAACTGCAAAGAGACTCCGTTCCGTGGTGAAGGTTTGGCGATTATCGCCGCCAAGGTGGGGGCAGTCCGGCTCATCGACAACGCTCCGTTGTTCTCCTAA
- the lmrB gene encoding lincomycin resistance protein (identified by match to protein family HMM PF07690; match to protein family HMM TIGR00711), whose translation MSTDVTSDANGKPESSASGTVTSTEAAPPQAPAVKATVSQAPVSGKMSRESVTVIVTLLVATFVVILNETIMNVALQRLMTDLQVSASTVQWLATGFMLTMAVVIPTTGFILQRMSTRGAFMLAMGLFSGGTLLAALAPGFLVLLLARIVQAGGTAIMLPLLMTTILTLVPMSKRGAVMGNVSIAISVAPAMGPTVSGIILDHFSWRFMFVFVLPVALAAFAIGAKYLTNVGEREKTTLDVPSVILTVPAFGGLVYGLSQIGGAEAGVVPVIALVVGVLCLALFVFRQLKLQKSDSPLLDLRAFKFRMFTVSTLLMVVAMMALFGGVILLPLYLQNTLHLQPLETGLALLPGGLAMGLLGPVIGRIFDKVGPLPLTVTGSVLMVLTLWQFSRLDEASSLGWVIALHVTLSLGLALLFTPAFTTGLNPLPPHLYSHGSAIISTAQQVAGAAGTALLVSIYAVVSASSGLVAGMQAAFLAATVIAVAAVVLGAMMRKTEGAGGHGGH comes from the coding sequence ATGTCTACCGACGTCACGTCCGACGCCAACGGCAAGCCTGAATCCAGCGCTTCCGGCACTGTCACCTCCACGGAGGCGGCGCCCCCGCAGGCGCCGGCGGTCAAGGCGACCGTGTCCCAGGCTCCCGTGTCCGGGAAGATGTCACGCGAATCAGTGACGGTCATTGTCACGCTGCTGGTGGCAACCTTCGTGGTGATCCTCAATGAGACCATCATGAATGTCGCCCTGCAGCGCCTCATGACGGATCTGCAGGTGAGCGCGTCCACTGTGCAGTGGCTGGCCACGGGCTTCATGCTGACCATGGCAGTCGTCATCCCCACTACGGGCTTCATCCTGCAACGGATGAGTACGCGCGGGGCGTTCATGCTGGCCATGGGACTCTTCAGCGGCGGAACGTTGCTGGCCGCGCTGGCGCCGGGATTCCTGGTGTTGCTGCTGGCACGCATAGTACAAGCAGGCGGTACTGCCATCATGCTGCCGCTGCTGATGACCACCATCCTCACGCTGGTGCCGATGTCCAAGCGCGGTGCCGTCATGGGCAACGTCAGCATTGCCATCTCGGTTGCACCTGCCATGGGGCCAACCGTTTCCGGCATCATCCTGGACCACTTTTCCTGGCGCTTCATGTTCGTGTTCGTGCTGCCCGTTGCCCTGGCGGCGTTCGCGATCGGCGCCAAGTACCTCACCAACGTGGGGGAGCGCGAGAAGACCACCTTGGACGTGCCTTCTGTCATCCTTACCGTCCCCGCCTTTGGTGGGCTGGTTTACGGTTTGAGCCAAATCGGTGGAGCCGAGGCCGGCGTCGTTCCCGTCATCGCGTTGGTAGTGGGAGTTCTCTGCCTTGCACTGTTTGTCTTCCGGCAGCTCAAGCTCCAGAAGTCCGACTCCCCGCTGTTGGATCTCCGCGCCTTCAAGTTCCGCATGTTCACCGTTTCCACGCTGCTGATGGTCGTTGCCATGATGGCGCTGTTCGGCGGCGTGATCCTGTTGCCGTTGTACCTCCAGAACACCCTGCACCTTCAGCCTTTGGAGACCGGACTGGCTCTGCTGCCAGGTGGTTTGGCCATGGGCTTGCTGGGGCCGGTTATCGGGCGGATCTTCGACAAAGTGGGTCCCCTGCCGCTGACTGTAACGGGCTCAGTACTTATGGTCCTGACCCTGTGGCAGTTCTCGCGCCTTGATGAAGCCAGCTCCCTCGGGTGGGTCATCGCGCTTCATGTCACCTTGAGTCTCGGACTGGCCCTGCTGTTTACTCCGGCATTCACCACTGGCCTGAACCCGCTGCCGCCGCACCTTTACTCCCATGGTTCAGCGATTATCAGCACGGCCCAGCAGGTTGCGGGTGCTGCCGGGACTGCGCTGCTCGTGTCCATCTATGCTGTGGTTTCTGCATCCTCCGGTTTGGTGGCCGGCATGCAGGCAGCATTCCTGGCTGCGACCGTTATCGCGGTGGCTGCAGTAGTCCTGGGCGCCATGATGCGCAAGACGGAAGGTGCCGGAGGCCACGGAGGTCACTGA
- a CDS encoding hypothetical protein (identified by Glimmer2; putative): MKPITPPNPHPKTTKTPNPTTAVEHPTLKQQRSPTEVRER; encoded by the coding sequence GTGAAGCCCATCACACCACCCAACCCCCACCCCAAGACCACCAAAACCCCAAACCCAACCACCGCCGTCGAACACCCAACCCTTAAACAGCAACGCTCCCCCACCGAAGTGAGAGAGCGCTGA